GTTTCCACGCATTTTTCTTTTGGAAAACTGTTTGTATTTTATTGTGTTCATTAAAATACTGCATCTGTTTGTTGAGCAGATTTGCTTCTTTTTCGGTGATGGCAAATCCCTGTTCTGCGAGATCGATTGCAGGCTGAATCAATTCTGACATCGGAAGTTTAGCATGTTTTAAAGTCGCATAAAATCCAGCAACAGATCCCGGAATTCCTACAGCCAATCTTCCGTTTTGAGACAAATCGGTGTTTGCGTTTCCTTTCTTGTCAAGATACATATCGCGCGAAGCTTTTGCTGGCGCCGTTTCCCGGAAATCGATCGTTAATTTTTCTCCATTACTTTTTACACCAACTAAAAAACCGCCTCCGCCAATGTTACCGGCCTGCGGATAAACCACTGCCAAAGCATACTGTGCAGCAATTACCGCATCAAAAGCGTTTCCGCCAATTTTCATGACTTTTGCTCCGGCTTCACTCGCCAACGGATGCGCAGAAACTACCAGACCTTTGTCTTTCGTGCGGATTTCTTTTACAATATTGATGTCGGTGAATTGTGCAAACACAAAGTTTGAAGAAATCAGAAGTAGAACCAGTGCTTTTTTCATGTCAGAAAATTTTACCCAAAAGTACTAAAATTGCTTTCGATACCGAAAAGTTATTTAGAGTCCGGAACCGCGAACCGGCTTGCCTCCCTTTTATAATTTAAATTTTAGAAGTCGGCGAACAAATGCGTTATTTGAGTGGAGCTCTTTTTGCGCAGCGAAGCGAAGCCAAAAAGCGGGAACGGAATACGGATCATGTCGCCCAAATAATAAATCGTGATTTCGTTCGGAAAAATTCCTTAAATTTTTTAAATTTGCTAAAATCAATTTCTAAATTCTACACATGGAATCCAACACGGAAAAAATTCTTATCACCGGTGCGCTGGGACAAATCGGTACCGAACTCACAAACAGATTAGTTGAAATTCATGGCGCTGAAAATGTAGTGGCTTCCGGACTCGACCGCTGGGATAAGAACATTACCTCTGCAGGTTTCTATGAAAGAATGGACGTTTCGAACACGCAACTGGTGAGACAGGTCGTGAAGGATTACGAAATTACAACCGTGTATCATCTTGCGTCTTTACTTTCCGGAACTTCTGAAAAACAACCGCTTTTTGCCTGGAAACTGAATGTAGAACCACTTCTGAACTTTTGTGAAATGGCTAAAGAAGGATTGCTTAAAAAGGTATTCTGGCCAAGTTCGATCGCTGTTTTCGGGAAAGGAATTCCGAAAGAAAATGTGGGTCAGGATGTGGTTTTGAATCCGACAACGGTTTATGGAATCTCAAAAATGGCAGGCGAAAAATGGTGCGAATATTACCACGACAAATATGGTGTGGATGTAAGAAGTATCCGTTATCCGGGTTTAATTTCCTGGAAAACACCAGCCGGTGGCGGAACAACTGATTACGCGGTGGAAATATTTTATGAAGCCGTAGAACAGGGAAAATATACCAGTTTTATTTCGGAAAACACGGCGATGCCAATGCTTTATATGGATGACGCCATTAATGCAACTTTGAAACTGATGGAAGCACCGAAAGAGAGCCTCAGTGTTCATACTTCATACAATTTGGGTGGATTATCTTTTACACCTAAAGAACTTGCGGCCGAAATTAAAAAGGAAATGCCGGATTTTGAAATTGATTACAAACCTGATTTCCGCCAGGCTATTGCCGACTCGTGGCCGGCTTCTATCGATGATTCTATCGCGAAAAAAGATTGGGGTTTAAATTATGATTTCGATATTACTGCGATGACGAAAGATATGCTGAAGAACCTGAAAGTGAAACTGGGAAATAGTTTTGCATGATTTTACTTACTTTCAACATCATTAATAATAAAAGTGATTTTAAAGATCATTACCGGATTAATGATGATGAAATCACTAAAATTACGGTTGACAATGCCTCTTCAATCCTACGGATTTTAGAAAACAATAATATTCTGGCGACCTTCTTTATAGAAGTTTCGGTCGTTGATACTTTACAGCCATTAATAAAAAAAATCATCAGCAAAGGTCATGAGATTTCCATTTACAACGCAAACTCTAACGCAAAGGAAATTGAGAAGACCAAAAAGAGCATAGAAGATTTTACCGAAAAAATCATTCGCGGCATTAGGCAAAAGGATGTTACGCTCTCTGTAAACGAGCTGAAACAGATGGAATTCAGCTACATTTCGAATATTGAGAACGCCAACATTCTTTTCCCGCTGAAAAGGTTGCAGCGAAGCACTGAAATCATTGAGGAAAATGGCGTGAGCATTATACCGGAAAGCATTTCCCCCTATTCGCAAATCCCTTATAACGATTTTGTTTTTCAGGCAGTTCCCTTGAAATTCTACCAGAACATGGTCACTGAAACATTGAAAAACGAAGATTTCATTCTCATTTATCTGAATTCCTGGCAGTTCACTGATTTTGAAAAATTCCGTTTCCGTATCCCGTTTTACCGCAAATA
The window above is part of the Kaistella faecalis genome. Proteins encoded here:
- a CDS encoding NAD-dependent epimerase/dehydratase family protein — its product is MESNTEKILITGALGQIGTELTNRLVEIHGAENVVASGLDRWDKNITSAGFYERMDVSNTQLVRQVVKDYEITTVYHLASLLSGTSEKQPLFAWKLNVEPLLNFCEMAKEGLLKKVFWPSSIAVFGKGIPKENVGQDVVLNPTTVYGISKMAGEKWCEYYHDKYGVDVRSIRYPGLISWKTPAGGGTTDYAVEIFYEAVEQGKYTSFISENTAMPMLYMDDAINATLKLMEAPKESLSVHTSYNLGGLSFTPKELAAEIKKEMPDFEIDYKPDFRQAIADSWPASIDDSIAKKDWGLNYDFDITAMTKDMLKNLKVKLGNSFA
- a CDS encoding polysaccharide deacetylase family protein, translating into MILLTFNIINNKSDFKDHYRINDDEITKITVDNASSILRILENNNILATFFIEVSVVDTLQPLIKKIISKGHEISIYNANSNAKEIEKTKKSIEDFTEKIIRGIRQKDVTLSVNELKQMEFSYISNIENANILFPLKRLQRSTEIIEENGVSIIPESISPYSQIPYNDFVFQAVPLKFYQNMVTETLKNEDFILIYLNSWQFTDFEKFRFRIPFYRKYNSGRKMSDKLESFLQWLNENELACARVKDFVF